Sequence from the Microbacterium sp. 1.5R genome:
GCTGGAGCCGCTTGTCAGAATCGAACTGACGACCTTTTCATTACGAGTGAAATGCTCTGCCGACTGAGCTAAAGCGGCGCGATCATCGATATTACCCGTTCCGGAGCCGCACCGCGAATCGAGCCGACATCACTCGCAGCGGACGTCGCTCTCGGGCACCACGTCGTCGAGCAGGAAGGCCTCCACAGTGCTGTCGACGCAGCTGCTGCCCTTGTTGTATCCGGTGTGCCCTTCGCCCACGCGGGTGATCAGCACGCCCTCTTCGAGCTGCTGAGCGAGCGACTCGGACCACTCGTACGGGGTCGCCGGGTCATTGGTCGTGCCGACCACGAGGATGGGGCCCGCGCCCTCGGCGTTGATCTCGCCCCGGGTGCCGGTCGGCGGATAAGGCCACACCGAGCAGGAGTCGGGTCCGTTCCAGTACGGAGCGATGGTCGGAGCTCCGTCCGCGATCTTCTTCTCGGTCGCCGCCTCGGCGGCAGGATCGTCCTCGACCGGGTAGTCCATGCAGTTGTACGCGCGGAACGCCTCGCTCGAGTTGTCGAGGTACGTGCCGTTCTCGCGACCGTTGTAGAAGTCGGCGAGGAAGAACGCCGTCGTCGGGTCGCCCTGCAGCGCCTCGTCGAGGGCCTGGGTGAGGTACTGCCAGCTGTCCGCCGAGTACAGTGCCGCGATGATGCCGGTCATCAGCGAGTCCGCGCCGAGCATGCGTCCGTCGCCGTTCTCGAGCGGAGCGGCGTCGACACTCGCCAGCAGCGCACCGAGGTCGGCCATCGCCTCGTCGACCGTGCCGGTGAACGGGCACTCCCCCGAGTCGAGGCAGTCCTGCATGTAGGCGCGAAGGGCCGACTCGAATCCGAGCGCCTGGGTCGCGCCGACATCGAGGCCCGAGACGGCAGGGTCGATCGCGCCGTCGAGCACGAGGCGGCCCGCCTTGTCGGGGTAGAGGTCGGCATACGTCGCAC
This genomic interval carries:
- a CDS encoding alpha/beta hydrolase, producing MNNRPTSRIRRAVAVLAGLAAASVALSGCLYSMIPEQAEPKPSTTNAPDTEGVADDLLPFYGQTLTWSQCGTGFDCTDVTAPLDWENPGEGEITLSVVRHQATGTTQGSLLTNPGGPGASGVELIRDSLDFAVGAALIENYDVIGFDPRGVGESTAVTCFDAAGMDDYLYSIPAGKRGSAEWEAELLDAHKEFADACEANSGGILPYVTTINAARDMDLIRAVLGDKQLNYLGYSYGTFLGATYADLYPDKAGRLVLDGAIDPAVSGLDVGATQALGFESALRAYMQDCLDSGECPFTGTVDEAMADLGALLASVDAAPLENGDGRMLGADSLMTGIIAALYSADSWQYLTQALDEALQGDPTTAFFLADFYNGRENGTYLDNSSEAFRAYNCMDYPVEDDPAAEAATEKKIADGAPTIAPYWNGPDSCSVWPYPPTGTRGEINAEGAGPILVVGTTNDPATPYEWSESLAQQLEEGVLITRVGEGHTGYNKGSSCVDSTVEAFLLDDVVPESDVRCE